In Desulfuromonas acetexigens, the genomic stretch ATCCTTTCGGTTCTCAACTTCCGGGATTTTTTCGAACATCTGCTTCTCGACATTGGCGAGATCTTCGCCATTCCCCTGGTCTGGTTCACTCTGATCGACGATGTGGATCTCTGCCGCCTGATCCGCCATTCGGCAACCAGCAAGGTACTGCGTGAGCGTATCCAGGTGGTCGACCGTGAAACCTTTGGCGAGCTTCTACCCGATACTCAGTGCCCGCTGCTGATGAATGAAGGCTTGCATCGCTACCTGCGGCTGATGCCCCCGCACTCTTATCCCGCCCTCGGCTCCCTGGCCCTGGTGCCGGTTACCCTCGACGGCGAGGTAGTCGGCAGCCTCAATCTCGCCGACCGCTCCGTTTCCCGCTATGCACCCGGGTTGAATACGGTCTTGGTGGAACGACTGGCGCTCAAGGTTTCCCTTTGCCTCTCCAACGTCACCGCCCACGAAAAGCTGCAGAAGGTCGCCCATCACGATCCCCTCACCGATCTCCTCAACCGGCGCGCCATGGAGAGTATCCTGCAGCGGGAGTTCGATCGGGCGCAGCGTTATGAGCGTCCCCTTTCGCTGGTCTTCATCGATCTCGACGACTTCAAGCGGGTCAACGACACCCACGGGCACGATTGCGGCGATCTGCTCCTCCAGCATCTCGCCGGTAATATGAGTCGCCTCTGTCGGGCCTCGGACGTGGTTACCCGCTTTGCCGGCGACGAGTTCGTGC encodes the following:
- a CDS encoding GGDEF domain-containing protein, whose translation is MDQLTLIERFRENEELARKFHEVESNILSVLNFRDFFEHLLLDIGEIFAIPLVWFTLIDDVDLCRLIRHSATSKVLRERIQVVDRETFGELLPDTQCPLLMNEGLHRYLRLMPPHSYPALGSLALVPVTLDGEVVGSLNLADRSVSRYAPGLNTVLVERLALKVSLCLSNVTAHEKLQKVAHHDPLTDLLNRRAMESILQREFDRAQRYERPLSLVFIDLDDFKRVNDTHGHDCGDLLLQHLAGNMSRLCRASDVVTRFAGDEFVLILPETGKERAERLMVRILGELSRRPLLVDGEPIRVTASYGIASTEDGVIGDAASLLKAADQRLYASKEARKQEEPDV